Proteins encoded within one genomic window of Ovis aries strain OAR_USU_Benz2616 breed Rambouillet chromosome 1, ARS-UI_Ramb_v3.0, whole genome shotgun sequence:
- the PPIE gene encoding peptidyl-prolyl cis-trans isomerase E isoform X2, whose amino-acid sequence MATTKRVLYVGGLAEEVDDKVLHAAFIPFGDITDIQIPLDYETEKHRGFAFVEFELAEDAAAAIDNMNESELFGRTIRVNLAKPMRIKEGSSRPVWSDDDWLKKFSGKTLEENKEEEGSEPPKVETQEGEPAVKKARSNPQVYMDIKIGNKPAGRIQMLLRSDVVPMTAENFRCLCTHEKGFGFKGSSFHRIIPQFMCQGGDFTNHNGTGGKSIYGKKFDDENFILKHTGPGLLSMANSGPNTNGSQFFLTCDKTDWLDGKHVVFGEITDGLDVLRQIEVGGCWGPWGTAVNVGELNRGLERDSKLLLGDGGVGWAEGRVSLSHSYSPPSLP is encoded by the exons ATGGCCACTACCAAGCGAGTGCTGTATGTGG GTGGACTCGCAGAGGAGGTGGATGACAAAGTTCTCCACGCTGCTTTTATCCCTTTTGGAGACATCACGGACATTCAGATTCCTCTGGATTATGAAACAG AAAAGCACCGAGGATTTGCTTTTGTGGAATTTGAGTTGGCAGAG GATGCTGCAGCAGCTATTGACAACATG AATGAATCTGAGCTCTTTGGACGGACAATTCGTGTCAATTTGGCAAAACCCATGAGGATTAAGGAAGGCTCTTCTAGACCAG TTTGGTCTGATGATGACTGGTTGAAGAAGTTTTCTGGGAAGACGCTTGAGGAGaacaaggaggaggaggggtcaGAGCCCCCCAAAGTGGAAACACAGGAG GGAGAGCCTGCTGTGAAAAAGGCCCGGTCGAACCCTCAGGTGTATATGGACATCAAGATTGGGAACAAGCCAGCTGGCCGCATCCAGATGCTCCTGCGTTCAGACGTCGTGCCCATGACCGCAG AGAATTTCCGCTGCCTGTGCACCCACGAGAAGGGCTTTGGCTTCAAGGGCAGCAGCTTCCACCGCATCATCCCCCAGTTCATGTGCCAGGGCGGTGACTTCACCAACCACAACGGCACCGGGGGCAAGTCCATCTACGGGAAGAAGTTTGACGATGAAAACTTTATCCTCAAACACACGGGACCAG GCCTGCTCTCCATGGCCAACTCTGGCCCAAACACCAACGGCTCCCAGTTCTTCCTCACGTGTGACAAGACGGATTGGCTGGACGGCAAGCATGTAGTGTTTGGGGAGATCACGGATGGCCTGGACGTCTTGCGGCAGATTGAGGTGGGTGGCTGCTGGGGCCCCTGGGGCACAGCTGTGAATGTGGGAGAGCTGAATCGGGGCCTGGAGAGAGACAGTAAGCTGCTGttgggggatgggggggtgggaTGGGCAGAGGGGCGGGTATCCCTGAGCCACTCTTactctccaccctccctcccctga
- the PPIE gene encoding peptidyl-prolyl cis-trans isomerase E isoform X5 codes for MATTKRVLYVGGLAEEVDDKVLHAAFIPFGDITDIQIPLDYETEKHRGFAFVEFELAEDAAAAIDNMNESELFGRTIRVNLAKPMRIKEGSSRPVWSDDDWLKKFSGKTLEENKEEEGSEPPKVETQEGEPAVKKARSNPQVYMDIKIGNKPAGRIQMLLRSDVVPMTAENFRCLCTHEKGFGFKGSSFHRIIPQFMCQGGDFTNHNGTGGKSIYGKKFDDENFILKHTGPGLLSMANSGPNTNGSQFFLTCDKTDWLDGKHVVFGEITDGLDVLRQIEHVKKIYIYIWVKCF; via the exons ATGGCCACTACCAAGCGAGTGCTGTATGTGG GTGGACTCGCAGAGGAGGTGGATGACAAAGTTCTCCACGCTGCTTTTATCCCTTTTGGAGACATCACGGACATTCAGATTCCTCTGGATTATGAAACAG AAAAGCACCGAGGATTTGCTTTTGTGGAATTTGAGTTGGCAGAG GATGCTGCAGCAGCTATTGACAACATG AATGAATCTGAGCTCTTTGGACGGACAATTCGTGTCAATTTGGCAAAACCCATGAGGATTAAGGAAGGCTCTTCTAGACCAG TTTGGTCTGATGATGACTGGTTGAAGAAGTTTTCTGGGAAGACGCTTGAGGAGaacaaggaggaggaggggtcaGAGCCCCCCAAAGTGGAAACACAGGAG GGAGAGCCTGCTGTGAAAAAGGCCCGGTCGAACCCTCAGGTGTATATGGACATCAAGATTGGGAACAAGCCAGCTGGCCGCATCCAGATGCTCCTGCGTTCAGACGTCGTGCCCATGACCGCAG AGAATTTCCGCTGCCTGTGCACCCACGAGAAGGGCTTTGGCTTCAAGGGCAGCAGCTTCCACCGCATCATCCCCCAGTTCATGTGCCAGGGCGGTGACTTCACCAACCACAACGGCACCGGGGGCAAGTCCATCTACGGGAAGAAGTTTGACGATGAAAACTTTATCCTCAAACACACGGGACCAG GCCTGCTCTCCATGGCCAACTCTGGCCCAAACACCAACGGCTCCCAGTTCTTCCTCACGTGTGACAAGACGGATTGGCTGGACGGCAAGCATGTAGTGTTTGGGGAGATCACGGATGGCCTGGACGTCTTGCGGCAGATTGAG CAcgttaaaaaaatatacatatatatatgggtcaAGTGCTTCTAA
- the PPIE gene encoding peptidyl-prolyl cis-trans isomerase E has translation MATTKRVLYVGGLAEEVDDKVLHAAFIPFGDITDIQIPLDYETEKHRGFAFVEFELAEDAAAAIDNMNESELFGRTIRVNLAKPMRIKEGSSRPVWSDDDWLKKFSGKTLEENKEEEGSEPPKVETQEGEPAVKKARSNPQVYMDIKIGNKPAGRIQMLLRSDVVPMTAENFRCLCTHEKGFGFKGSSFHRIIPQFMCQGGDFTNHNGTGGKSIYGKKFDDENFILKHTGPGLLSMANSGPNTNGSQFFLTCDKTDWLDGKHVVFGEITDGLDVLRQIEAQGSKDGKPKQKVIISDCGEYV, from the exons ATGGCCACTACCAAGCGAGTGCTGTATGTGG GTGGACTCGCAGAGGAGGTGGATGACAAAGTTCTCCACGCTGCTTTTATCCCTTTTGGAGACATCACGGACATTCAGATTCCTCTGGATTATGAAACAG AAAAGCACCGAGGATTTGCTTTTGTGGAATTTGAGTTGGCAGAG GATGCTGCAGCAGCTATTGACAACATG AATGAATCTGAGCTCTTTGGACGGACAATTCGTGTCAATTTGGCAAAACCCATGAGGATTAAGGAAGGCTCTTCTAGACCAG TTTGGTCTGATGATGACTGGTTGAAGAAGTTTTCTGGGAAGACGCTTGAGGAGaacaaggaggaggaggggtcaGAGCCCCCCAAAGTGGAAACACAGGAG GGAGAGCCTGCTGTGAAAAAGGCCCGGTCGAACCCTCAGGTGTATATGGACATCAAGATTGGGAACAAGCCAGCTGGCCGCATCCAGATGCTCCTGCGTTCAGACGTCGTGCCCATGACCGCAG AGAATTTCCGCTGCCTGTGCACCCACGAGAAGGGCTTTGGCTTCAAGGGCAGCAGCTTCCACCGCATCATCCCCCAGTTCATGTGCCAGGGCGGTGACTTCACCAACCACAACGGCACCGGGGGCAAGTCCATCTACGGGAAGAAGTTTGACGATGAAAACTTTATCCTCAAACACACGGGACCAG GCCTGCTCTCCATGGCCAACTCTGGCCCAAACACCAACGGCTCCCAGTTCTTCCTCACGTGTGACAAGACGGATTGGCTGGACGGCAAGCATGTAGTGTTTGGGGAGATCACGGATGGCCTGGACGTCTTGCGGCAGATTGAG GCCCAGGGCAGCAAGGACGGGAAGCCCAAGCAGAAGGTGATCATCTCTGACTGTGGGGAGTACGTATGA
- the PPIE gene encoding peptidyl-prolyl cis-trans isomerase E isoform X1, with translation MRALVGTDTGDIGLGVGRNDPSIWRGGLAEEVDDKVLHAAFIPFGDITDIQIPLDYETEKHRGFAFVEFELAEDAAAAIDNMNESELFGRTIRVNLAKPMRIKEGSSRPVWSDDDWLKKFSGKTLEENKEEEGSEPPKVETQEGEPAVKKARSNPQVYMDIKIGNKPAGRIQMLLRSDVVPMTAENFRCLCTHEKGFGFKGSSFHRIIPQFMCQGGDFTNHNGTGGKSIYGKKFDDENFILKHTGPGLLSMANSGPNTNGSQFFLTCDKTDWLDGKHVVFGEITDGLDVLRQIEVGGCWGPWGTAVNVGELNRGLERDSKLLLGDGGVGWAEGRVSLSHSYSPPSLP, from the exons ATGAGAGCTTTGGTGGGGACGGACACTGGTGACATAGGCCTCGGTGTGGGGAGAAATGACCCCTCCATCTGGAGAG GTGGACTCGCAGAGGAGGTGGATGACAAAGTTCTCCACGCTGCTTTTATCCCTTTTGGAGACATCACGGACATTCAGATTCCTCTGGATTATGAAACAG AAAAGCACCGAGGATTTGCTTTTGTGGAATTTGAGTTGGCAGAG GATGCTGCAGCAGCTATTGACAACATG AATGAATCTGAGCTCTTTGGACGGACAATTCGTGTCAATTTGGCAAAACCCATGAGGATTAAGGAAGGCTCTTCTAGACCAG TTTGGTCTGATGATGACTGGTTGAAGAAGTTTTCTGGGAAGACGCTTGAGGAGaacaaggaggaggaggggtcaGAGCCCCCCAAAGTGGAAACACAGGAG GGAGAGCCTGCTGTGAAAAAGGCCCGGTCGAACCCTCAGGTGTATATGGACATCAAGATTGGGAACAAGCCAGCTGGCCGCATCCAGATGCTCCTGCGTTCAGACGTCGTGCCCATGACCGCAG AGAATTTCCGCTGCCTGTGCACCCACGAGAAGGGCTTTGGCTTCAAGGGCAGCAGCTTCCACCGCATCATCCCCCAGTTCATGTGCCAGGGCGGTGACTTCACCAACCACAACGGCACCGGGGGCAAGTCCATCTACGGGAAGAAGTTTGACGATGAAAACTTTATCCTCAAACACACGGGACCAG GCCTGCTCTCCATGGCCAACTCTGGCCCAAACACCAACGGCTCCCAGTTCTTCCTCACGTGTGACAAGACGGATTGGCTGGACGGCAAGCATGTAGTGTTTGGGGAGATCACGGATGGCCTGGACGTCTTGCGGCAGATTGAGGTGGGTGGCTGCTGGGGCCCCTGGGGCACAGCTGTGAATGTGGGAGAGCTGAATCGGGGCCTGGAGAGAGACAGTAAGCTGCTGttgggggatgggggggtgggaTGGGCAGAGGGGCGGGTATCCCTGAGCCACTCTTactctccaccctccctcccctga
- the PPIE gene encoding peptidyl-prolyl cis-trans isomerase E isoform X4 yields the protein MRALVGTDTGDIGLGVGRNDPSIWRGGLAEEVDDKVLHAAFIPFGDITDIQIPLDYETEKHRGFAFVEFELAEDAAAAIDNMNESELFGRTIRVNLAKPMRIKEGSSRPVWSDDDWLKKFSGKTLEENKEEEGSEPPKVETQEGEPAVKKARSNPQVYMDIKIGNKPAGRIQMLLRSDVVPMTAENFRCLCTHEKGFGFKGSSFHRIIPQFMCQGGDFTNHNGTGGKSIYGKKFDDENFILKHTGPGLLSMANSGPNTNGSQFFLTCDKTDWLDGKHVVFGEITDGLDVLRQIEHVKKIYIYIWVKCF from the exons ATGAGAGCTTTGGTGGGGACGGACACTGGTGACATAGGCCTCGGTGTGGGGAGAAATGACCCCTCCATCTGGAGAG GTGGACTCGCAGAGGAGGTGGATGACAAAGTTCTCCACGCTGCTTTTATCCCTTTTGGAGACATCACGGACATTCAGATTCCTCTGGATTATGAAACAG AAAAGCACCGAGGATTTGCTTTTGTGGAATTTGAGTTGGCAGAG GATGCTGCAGCAGCTATTGACAACATG AATGAATCTGAGCTCTTTGGACGGACAATTCGTGTCAATTTGGCAAAACCCATGAGGATTAAGGAAGGCTCTTCTAGACCAG TTTGGTCTGATGATGACTGGTTGAAGAAGTTTTCTGGGAAGACGCTTGAGGAGaacaaggaggaggaggggtcaGAGCCCCCCAAAGTGGAAACACAGGAG GGAGAGCCTGCTGTGAAAAAGGCCCGGTCGAACCCTCAGGTGTATATGGACATCAAGATTGGGAACAAGCCAGCTGGCCGCATCCAGATGCTCCTGCGTTCAGACGTCGTGCCCATGACCGCAG AGAATTTCCGCTGCCTGTGCACCCACGAGAAGGGCTTTGGCTTCAAGGGCAGCAGCTTCCACCGCATCATCCCCCAGTTCATGTGCCAGGGCGGTGACTTCACCAACCACAACGGCACCGGGGGCAAGTCCATCTACGGGAAGAAGTTTGACGATGAAAACTTTATCCTCAAACACACGGGACCAG GCCTGCTCTCCATGGCCAACTCTGGCCCAAACACCAACGGCTCCCAGTTCTTCCTCACGTGTGACAAGACGGATTGGCTGGACGGCAAGCATGTAGTGTTTGGGGAGATCACGGATGGCCTGGACGTCTTGCGGCAGATTGAG CAcgttaaaaaaatatacatatatatatgggtcaAGTGCTTCTAA
- the PPIE gene encoding peptidyl-prolyl cis-trans isomerase E isoform X3, translating into MRALVGTDTGDIGLGVGRNDPSIWRGGLAEEVDDKVLHAAFIPFGDITDIQIPLDYETEKHRGFAFVEFELAEDAAAAIDNMNESELFGRTIRVNLAKPMRIKEGSSRPVWSDDDWLKKFSGKTLEENKEEEGSEPPKVETQEGEPAVKKARSNPQVYMDIKIGNKPAGRIQMLLRSDVVPMTAENFRCLCTHEKGFGFKGSSFHRIIPQFMCQGGDFTNHNGTGGKSIYGKKFDDENFILKHTGPGLLSMANSGPNTNGSQFFLTCDKTDWLDGKHVVFGEITDGLDVLRQIEAQGSKDGKPKQKVIISDCGEYV; encoded by the exons ATGAGAGCTTTGGTGGGGACGGACACTGGTGACATAGGCCTCGGTGTGGGGAGAAATGACCCCTCCATCTGGAGAG GTGGACTCGCAGAGGAGGTGGATGACAAAGTTCTCCACGCTGCTTTTATCCCTTTTGGAGACATCACGGACATTCAGATTCCTCTGGATTATGAAACAG AAAAGCACCGAGGATTTGCTTTTGTGGAATTTGAGTTGGCAGAG GATGCTGCAGCAGCTATTGACAACATG AATGAATCTGAGCTCTTTGGACGGACAATTCGTGTCAATTTGGCAAAACCCATGAGGATTAAGGAAGGCTCTTCTAGACCAG TTTGGTCTGATGATGACTGGTTGAAGAAGTTTTCTGGGAAGACGCTTGAGGAGaacaaggaggaggaggggtcaGAGCCCCCCAAAGTGGAAACACAGGAG GGAGAGCCTGCTGTGAAAAAGGCCCGGTCGAACCCTCAGGTGTATATGGACATCAAGATTGGGAACAAGCCAGCTGGCCGCATCCAGATGCTCCTGCGTTCAGACGTCGTGCCCATGACCGCAG AGAATTTCCGCTGCCTGTGCACCCACGAGAAGGGCTTTGGCTTCAAGGGCAGCAGCTTCCACCGCATCATCCCCCAGTTCATGTGCCAGGGCGGTGACTTCACCAACCACAACGGCACCGGGGGCAAGTCCATCTACGGGAAGAAGTTTGACGATGAAAACTTTATCCTCAAACACACGGGACCAG GCCTGCTCTCCATGGCCAACTCTGGCCCAAACACCAACGGCTCCCAGTTCTTCCTCACGTGTGACAAGACGGATTGGCTGGACGGCAAGCATGTAGTGTTTGGGGAGATCACGGATGGCCTGGACGTCTTGCGGCAGATTGAG GCCCAGGGCAGCAAGGACGGGAAGCCCAAGCAGAAGGTGATCATCTCTGACTGTGGGGAGTACGTATGA
- the PPIE gene encoding peptidyl-prolyl cis-trans isomerase E isoform X6 yields the protein MNESELFGRTIRVNLAKPMRIKEGSSRPVWSDDDWLKKFSGKTLEENKEEEGSEPPKVETQEGEPAVKKARSNPQVYMDIKIGNKPAGRIQMLLRSDVVPMTAENFRCLCTHEKGFGFKGSSFHRIIPQFMCQGGDFTNHNGTGGKSIYGKKFDDENFILKHTGPGLLSMANSGPNTNGSQFFLTCDKTDWLDGKHVVFGEITDGLDVLRQIEVGGCWGPWGTAVNVGELNRGLERDSKLLLGDGGVGWAEGRVSLSHSYSPPSLP from the exons ATG AATGAATCTGAGCTCTTTGGACGGACAATTCGTGTCAATTTGGCAAAACCCATGAGGATTAAGGAAGGCTCTTCTAGACCAG TTTGGTCTGATGATGACTGGTTGAAGAAGTTTTCTGGGAAGACGCTTGAGGAGaacaaggaggaggaggggtcaGAGCCCCCCAAAGTGGAAACACAGGAG GGAGAGCCTGCTGTGAAAAAGGCCCGGTCGAACCCTCAGGTGTATATGGACATCAAGATTGGGAACAAGCCAGCTGGCCGCATCCAGATGCTCCTGCGTTCAGACGTCGTGCCCATGACCGCAG AGAATTTCCGCTGCCTGTGCACCCACGAGAAGGGCTTTGGCTTCAAGGGCAGCAGCTTCCACCGCATCATCCCCCAGTTCATGTGCCAGGGCGGTGACTTCACCAACCACAACGGCACCGGGGGCAAGTCCATCTACGGGAAGAAGTTTGACGATGAAAACTTTATCCTCAAACACACGGGACCAG GCCTGCTCTCCATGGCCAACTCTGGCCCAAACACCAACGGCTCCCAGTTCTTCCTCACGTGTGACAAGACGGATTGGCTGGACGGCAAGCATGTAGTGTTTGGGGAGATCACGGATGGCCTGGACGTCTTGCGGCAGATTGAGGTGGGTGGCTGCTGGGGCCCCTGGGGCACAGCTGTGAATGTGGGAGAGCTGAATCGGGGCCTGGAGAGAGACAGTAAGCTGCTGttgggggatgggggggtgggaTGGGCAGAGGGGCGGGTATCCCTGAGCCACTCTTactctccaccctccctcccctga
- the OXCT2 gene encoding succinyl-CoA:3-ketoacid coenzyme A transferase 2, mitochondrial, whose translation MAALRLVASALGRRVPAGRSGRALAKGGACGFACSARARVRFYTDPVKAVGDITDGSRIMIGGFGLCGIPENLIGALLKTRVKDLTVVSSNVGVESFGLGLLLGTKQITRIVCSYLGENSLCEQQYLAGELELEITPQGTLAERIRAGGAGVPAFYTPTAYGTLVQEGGAPIRYLPDGHIAILSQPREVREFHGQHYLLEHAITADFALVKGWKADWAGNVIFRASARNFNVPMCKAARTSVVEVEEIVDVAAFAPEDIHVPNIYVDRIIQGEKYEKRIERLTVRKEDDEICTSSDNIRTRIIKRAALEFEDGMYANLGIGIPLLAPNYISPNITVHFHSENGVLGLGPFPLKEEVDADLINAGKQTVTLLPGGSFFSSDESFAMIRGGHINLTLLGAMQVSKYGDLANWMIPGKKVKGMGGAMDLVSSSKTRVVVTMQHCNKANEPKIVEKCTMPLTGKRCVDRIITEKAVFDVHKKTGLTLIELWDGLTVEDIKKSTGCPFAVSPNLRPMQQVKM comes from the coding sequence ATGGCGGCCCTGCGGCTCGTGGCGTCGGCGCTCGGGCGCCGGGTCCCCGCCGGCCGCTCGGGGCGCGCGCTGGCGAAGGGTGGCGCGTGCGGCTTCGCCTGCAGCGCCCGCGCGCGCGTCAGGTTCTACACGGACCCGGTGAAGGCCGTGGGAGACATCACTGATGGCTCGAGGATCATGATCGGGGGCTTCGGGCTCTGCGGGATCCCGGAGAACCTGATAGGGGCGCTGCTGAAGACCCGCGTGAAGGACTTGACTGTGGTGAGCAGCAACGTGGGGGTGGAGAGCTTCGGTCTCGGCCTTTTACTGGGGACCAAGCAGATCACCCGCATCGTCTGCTCCTACCTGGGGGAGAACTCGCTCTGTGAGCAGCAGTACCTGGCGGGTGAGCTGGAGCTGGAGATCACGCCCCAGGGTACCCTGGCCGAGCGCATCCGCGCAGGGGGCGCCGGTGTGCCCGCCTTCTACACCCCCACGGCCTACGGGACCTTGGTCCAGGAGGGAGGCGCACCCATCAGGTACTTACCAGATGGCCACATCGCCATCCTCAGCCAGCCCAGGGAGGTGAGGGAGTTCCATGGGCAGCACTACCTGCTGGAGCATGCCATCACCGCTGATTTTGCTTTGGTGAAAGGGTGGAAGGCCGACTGGGCAGGAAATGTCATCTTCAGGGCCAGCGCCAGGAACTTCAACGTGCCCATGTGCAAAGCCGCCAGAACCTCCGTGGTGGAGGTTGAAGAAATTGTGGATGTGGCGGCCTTTGCCCCAGAAGACATCCATGTTCCTAACATTTATGTAGATCGCATAATACAGGGGGAAAAATACGAGAAACGAATTGAGCGCTTAACTGTCCGGAAAGAGGATGATGAAATATGCACGTCTTCAGATAACATAAGGACACGGATCATCAAGCGGGCAGCTCTTGAATTTGAGGACGGCATGTACGCCAATCTGGGCATCGGCATCCCTCTCCTGGCCCCCAACTACATCAGCCCCAACATCACCGTGCACTTTCACAGTGAGAACGGGGTCTTGGGCTTGGGTCCCTTTCCATTAAAAGAGGAGGTGGACGCGGACCTCATCAACGCGGGCAAGCAGACAGTCACCCTTCTTCCAGGGGGCTCTTTTTTCTCCAGCGATGAATCATTTGCCATGATTCGAGGGGGACACATCAACCTGACCTTGCTGGGAGCCATGCAGGTTTCCAAGTACGGTGACCTGGCTAACTGGATGATACCCGGCAAGAAGGTGAAAGGCATGGGGGGTGCGATGGATCTGGTGTCCAGTTCCAAGACGCGAGTGGTGGTCACCATGCAGCACTGCAACAAGGCCAATGAACCCAAGATCGTGGAGAAGTGCACCATGCCGCTGACTGGGAAGCGGTGCGTGGACCGAATCATCACCGAGAAGGCCGTGTTTGACGTGCACAAGAAGACAGGACTGACCCTGATTGAGCTCTGGGACGGCCTCACAGTGGAGGACATCAAAAAGAGCACAGGGTGCCCCTTTGCCGTCTCCCCGAACCTCAGACCCATGCAGCAGGTCAAAATGTAG